The DNA segment GGGCAGAATGGCCGCCGTCTGGGCGCCATCGGCGGCGGCGACCCGCACCTTTTCCGTCTTGCCGGATTCGCCGGCCAGGGCCGGGGAGGTCACTGCCATGATCGCCAGCATCACTGCCGGGAGGAGCCTGTCGCGCAAGGCTGTTCTCCTGCTTCGCTCGTGCTCCGATTCGCCCGTCGCTCGCGGATCGCGCGCCGGGATCGGACCACAGGGTTATCGAAAAAACCAATCGCGGTCCCCGGTTTTATAAATGACCCCTCCCGCCAGGGCAACGAAAAATGACTCCCGATTCATGAACAGATTGTAAATTCACCTTATAGAACAATGAGTTAAAGTTTTCTCCAGAGTCGTTGTGGCAGGACTCGCCCACAAGCTCCATAATGGCCGGATGATCGTCTCGGCCAGCTACCGCACCGATATTCCAGCCTTTTACGGCCGTTGGTTCCTCAACCGTTTCCGGGCGGGATGGGCCAAGGCGGTCAATCCCTATGGACGGCAGGTCTCCACCATTCCGCTGCGCCAAGGCGTGGACGGCTTCGTGTTCTGGACGCGCAATCCCGGACCGTTCCTCGGCGTCCTGGCCGAAATCCGCCGGGCCGGGATGCCATTCGTCCTCCACTACACGCTGACCGGCTATCCCCGCGCCCTGGAAACCTCGGTGATCGAGGTGGAACGCTCGCTGTCGCTGATGAAGGAGTTGGTCGACACCCACGGGCCGCGGGCGGTGGTGTGGCGCTACGACCCCATCCTCGCCACCTCGCTCACCCCCCTGGAATGGCACGCGGAAAATTTCACCCGGCTGGCGGCACGGCTGGAAGGAATCACCGACGAGGTGTCGGTATCCTTCGCCACCCTCTACCGCAAGACCGAACGCAATCTGGCCGCCGCCGCCCGCGCCCACCGTTTTGGCTGGAGCGATCCACCGCCCGAGGACAAGCGCACCCTGCTGCGCCGGCTGGCCGCGTCGGGCGCCGCCCATGGCATTCGCCTGACGCTGTGCTCGCAACCCGATCTGCTGACGGCGGGCGTGGAGCCGTCGGCCTGCATCGACGCAAGGCGGCTGGAGGACGTGGCGAAAGGTTGGGGACTGGACCGC comes from the Magnetospirillum sp. 15-1 genome and includes:
- a CDS encoding DUF1848 domain-containing protein, which gives rise to MIVSASYRTDIPAFYGRWFLNRFRAGWAKAVNPYGRQVSTIPLRQGVDGFVFWTRNPGPFLGVLAEIRRAGMPFVLHYTLTGYPRALETSVIEVERSLSLMKELVDTHGPRAVVWRYDPILATSLTPLEWHAENFTRLAARLEGITDEVSVSFATLYRKTERNLAAAARAHRFGWSDPPPEDKRTLLRRLAASGAAHGIRLTLCSQPDLLTAGVEPSACIDARRLEDVAKGWGLDRRIAAKVKGNRPGCLCHESRDIGEYDTCPHGCTYCYAVNTRTLAKRRHAEHDPDSEFLLPPPWLEQGDAPPTLL